In Rhizobium sp. BT04, the following proteins share a genomic window:
- a CDS encoding L-fuconate dehydratase — translation MTRITDLRVFDLRFPTSQSLDGSDAMNPDPDYSAAYVILDTDAPDLAGHGLTFTIGRGNDICCMAIEAMRHLIVGADLAEVLAHPGRFWRHLTSDSQLRWIGPDKGAIHLATGAVVNAVWDLLAKQAGKPVWRLVAEMSPEEIADIVDYRYLTDVLTRDEAIEILKRAEAGKAERIAILEKEGYACYTTSAGWLGYEDEKLRRLCQEAIDAGFDHIKMKVGRDLEDDIRRLRIAREVIGPDRYLMIDANQVWDVGQAIDWIKALSFAKPFFIEEPTSPDDVAGHRKIRQAIAPVKVATGEMCQNRIMFKQFIAEGAIDIVQIDSCRMGGLNEVLSVLLIAAKFGLPVWPHAGGVGLCEYVQHLSMIDYVAVSGTKDGRVIEYVDHLHEHFLDPCRIENAAYMPPTLPGFSIEMKPASISNYTFRG, via the coding sequence ATGACCCGCATCACCGACCTTCGCGTCTTCGATCTCCGCTTTCCGACATCGCAAAGCCTGGATGGATCCGATGCGATGAACCCCGATCCGGATTATTCGGCCGCCTATGTCATTCTCGATACCGACGCGCCTGATCTAGCCGGCCACGGCCTGACCTTCACCATCGGCCGCGGCAACGACATTTGCTGCATGGCGATCGAAGCGATGCGCCACCTCATCGTCGGCGCCGACCTCGCCGAGGTTCTTGCCCATCCCGGCAGGTTCTGGCGGCATCTGACCAGCGATAGCCAGCTGCGCTGGATCGGCCCGGACAAGGGCGCCATTCATCTGGCGACCGGCGCGGTCGTCAATGCCGTCTGGGATCTCTTGGCCAAGCAGGCCGGCAAGCCGGTCTGGCGGCTCGTCGCCGAGATGTCGCCAGAAGAGATCGCCGACATCGTCGATTACCGCTATCTCACCGACGTCCTGACCCGCGACGAGGCGATCGAGATCCTCAAACGTGCCGAGGCGGGCAAGGCGGAACGCATTGCCATCCTCGAAAAGGAGGGTTATGCCTGCTACACGACCTCGGCCGGCTGGCTGGGTTATGAGGACGAGAAACTGCGCCGCCTCTGCCAGGAGGCGATCGACGCCGGCTTCGACCATATCAAGATGAAGGTCGGCCGCGATCTGGAAGATGATATCCGGCGTCTCCGGATCGCCCGCGAGGTGATCGGTCCCGATCGTTACCTGATGATCGACGCCAATCAGGTCTGGGATGTCGGCCAGGCGATCGACTGGATCAAGGCGCTCTCCTTCGCCAAGCCCTTCTTCATCGAGGAACCCACCAGCCCCGACGACGTCGCCGGCCACCGCAAGATCCGCCAGGCAATCGCGCCCGTGAAGGTCGCGACCGGCGAGATGTGCCAGAACCGCATCATGTTCAAGCAGTTCATCGCCGAGGGCGCGATCGACATCGTGCAGATCGATTCCTGCCGCATGGGCGGGCTGAACGAGGTTCTCTCCGTGCTGCTGATCGCCGCCAAGTTCGGCCTGCCGGTCTGGCCGCATGCCGGCGGCGTCGGTCTCTGCGAATATGTGCAGCATCTGTCGATGATCGATTATGTCGCGGTGTCGGGCACCAAGGACGGCCGCGTCATCGAATATGTCGATCATCTGCACGAACACTTCCTCGACCCCTGCCGGATCGAGAACGCCGCCTATATGCCGCCGACCCTGCCGGGCTTCTCCATCGAGATGAAACCGGCCTCGATCAGCAACTATACGTTTCGAGGTTAA
- a CDS encoding IclR family transcriptional regulator produces METDESDRYRAPALDKGLDILELLAGVDSGLTQADIAKRLDRSPNEFYRMLDRLVRRGYVTKLDGDRYSLTLKLFGLAQLHAPVRRLASYATPLMRDLAQRTRQANHLAVFDRGAAVVIAQQEAPDYWGFSIRIGAHINLFDTGSGHVLLAFRSAEEREMMMSEHVRSRADIELGPEFYDRLDQIRERGYEMMASAQTAGVYNLSAPVLGPDRRCIAALTCPFIALVNAPPAPDITQTIMLVQKAAAQLSLLAGADVVNSG; encoded by the coding sequence ATGGAGACCGACGAGTCAGACCGCTACCGCGCTCCTGCCCTCGACAAGGGGCTCGATATCCTCGAATTGCTCGCCGGCGTCGACAGCGGCCTCACCCAGGCCGATATCGCCAAGCGGCTTGACCGCAGCCCCAACGAATTCTACCGCATGCTCGACCGCCTGGTGCGCCGCGGCTACGTCACAAAGCTGGACGGCGACCGCTATTCGCTGACGCTGAAGCTCTTCGGTCTTGCGCAACTGCACGCGCCGGTGCGCCGGCTCGCCTCCTACGCCACGCCGCTGATGCGCGATCTTGCCCAGCGCACGCGCCAGGCCAATCACCTCGCCGTTTTCGATCGCGGCGCGGCCGTCGTCATCGCCCAGCAGGAGGCGCCTGATTATTGGGGGTTCTCGATCCGCATCGGCGCCCATATCAACCTGTTCGACACCGGTTCCGGGCATGTGCTGCTCGCCTTTCGCAGCGCCGAGGAGCGGGAAATGATGATGTCGGAACATGTGCGCAGCCGCGCCGACATCGAACTCGGGCCCGAATTCTACGATCGCCTCGACCAGATCCGCGAGCGCGGCTACGAGATGATGGCGAGTGCCCAGACGGCGGGCGTCTACAATCTTTCCGCGCCCGTTCTCGGCCCCGACCGGCGCTGCATCGCCGCCCTCACCTGCCCCTTCATCGCCCTCGTCAACGCGCCGCCTGCGCCCGATATCACCCAGACGATCATGCTGGTGCAGAAGGCTGCCGCCCAGCTTTCGCTGTTGGCTGGGGCGGATGTCGTCAATTCCGGCTGA
- a CDS encoding TfuA-like protein has product MKVLFVGPSLGSDLAAARAMSPRIDFRPPAACGDILKAVHDGATAIGLVDGYFGDLPSVWHKEILFALDHNVAVAGGASMGALRAAECAPFGMVGIGSIFEDYEAGRLLDDEAVALVHAPQELGWLPLSVPWVDFEPTIDALLAGGEISPGERKKLLLAGRFLHFSERTYAKVVDECHFRKPRRDIILAAIRGNRVERKRNDARLVLEWLRRDEYLPVNRDWHFAATSHWQLLHAEVTRNAVPVTLE; this is encoded by the coding sequence ATGAAGGTGCTGTTCGTCGGCCCGAGCCTTGGCAGCGATCTCGCTGCGGCGAGAGCCATGTCCCCTCGCATCGATTTCCGGCCGCCGGCCGCCTGCGGTGACATCCTGAAGGCCGTTCACGACGGCGCCACCGCCATCGGCCTCGTCGACGGCTATTTCGGCGATCTGCCGTCCGTCTGGCACAAGGAAATTCTTTTCGCGCTCGACCATAATGTCGCCGTTGCCGGCGGCGCCAGCATGGGCGCATTGCGGGCAGCCGAATGCGCGCCTTTCGGCATGGTCGGAATCGGCTCGATCTTCGAGGATTACGAGGCCGGGCGGCTGCTCGACGACGAGGCCGTCGCCCTCGTGCATGCACCGCAGGAACTCGGCTGGCTGCCGCTTTCGGTGCCTTGGGTCGATTTCGAGCCGACGATCGATGCGCTTCTTGCCGGCGGCGAGATCTCCCCCGGTGAACGCAAGAAACTGCTGCTTGCCGGACGTTTCCTGCATTTCTCCGAGCGCACCTATGCCAAGGTGGTCGACGAGTGCCATTTCCGCAAGCCGCGCCGCGACATCATCCTCGCCGCCATCCGCGGCAATCGCGTCGAGCGCAAGCGCAACGACGCCCGGCTGGTGTTGGAATGGCTGCGCCGGGACGAATACCTGCCCGTCAACCGTGACTGGCACTTTGCCGCCACCTCGCATTGGCAGCTTCTGCACGCCGAAGTCACGCGCAATGCGGTTCCTGTAACGCTTGAATAA
- a CDS encoding helix-turn-helix domain-containing protein, with the protein MKEEPHAVDVHVGKTIRIQRLLRKVSQTELGDRVGVTFQQIQKYEKGSNRVSASMLVEIAGALKVDVRTFFDDMATPDTANDNPAPSEEFVISREGVLLNAAFFSIKNEALRKKILKLVQAIAHTEQLDADAAE; encoded by the coding sequence ATGAAAGAAGAACCGCATGCAGTGGATGTCCATGTCGGAAAGACGATCCGTATACAGCGTCTGCTGAGGAAAGTTTCCCAGACGGAACTGGGAGATCGTGTCGGCGTCACGTTCCAGCAGATTCAGAAATACGAAAAGGGCTCCAACCGCGTTTCTGCAAGCATGCTGGTAGAAATTGCCGGCGCTCTGAAGGTCGACGTCAGGACGTTTTTCGACGACATGGCCACGCCTGATACGGCCAACGACAACCCCGCCCCCAGCGAGGAATTCGTTATTTCGCGCGAAGGCGTGCTTCTCAATGCGGCGTTCTTTTCGATCAAGAACGAAGCTCTTCGCAAGAAGATCCTGAAGCTCGTCCAGGCGATCGCTCATACCGAACAGTTGGACGCGGACGCCGCCGAATAG
- a CDS encoding YcaO-like family protein — MLADDLERSSAGVSDYHDRAVTPAQTLAAIRPHLREFGITRVGLLTALDVLNIPVAFATRPNSHTLSVFQGKGIDNDAAMTSAAMEAIETRIAEIPPADLTQATVENMRAEHAAMIDLDNVARCAPDEIGSNPIPWCSGLDMFSGSSVFVPWWLVGLDHRGDRPPGFEQSSDGLASGNTPSEAVLHGLCELVERDAWALTQLKSPQRLKDSRIDPASFNDAVIDIMTDRIARAGMRLLLLDMTTDIGVPAFLAVIMPGNLSDRVDARWLHVCGGCGCHPDPVRAALRAITEAAQSRLTAIAGSRDDFSPRIYQRLDRSAAMQQVVELCEGDGRMRAFQPRHRRAATIQETIGQIAGRLAATGIEQIVVVPFAHRALPVSVVRVIVPGLEVDISGQYIQLGLRAVNTMRGAQS; from the coding sequence ATGCTTGCCGATGATCTCGAACGGTCATCGGCTGGCGTCAGCGATTATCATGATCGCGCGGTCACGCCGGCCCAGACACTCGCAGCCATCCGGCCGCATCTGCGCGAATTCGGCATCACCCGCGTCGGTCTGCTGACTGCACTTGACGTCCTGAACATCCCCGTCGCCTTCGCCACGCGCCCGAACAGCCATACGCTCTCGGTGTTTCAGGGCAAGGGTATCGACAATGATGCCGCCATGACCTCGGCCGCCATGGAAGCGATCGAGACGCGGATCGCCGAAATCCCACCCGCCGACCTGACGCAGGCGACAGTCGAGAACATGCGGGCGGAACATGCCGCGATGATCGATCTCGACAATGTCGCACGCTGCGCGCCTGACGAGATCGGCAGCAATCCCATTCCCTGGTGCTCCGGGCTCGACATGTTTTCCGGCAGCAGCGTCTTCGTGCCCTGGTGGCTCGTCGGCCTTGATCATCGCGGCGACAGGCCGCCGGGCTTCGAGCAGTCGAGCGATGGGCTCGCCTCCGGCAACACGCCGTCAGAAGCGGTGCTGCACGGGCTTTGCGAGCTGGTGGAGCGCGACGCCTGGGCTCTGACCCAGCTGAAATCCCCGCAGCGGCTGAAAGACAGCCGCATTGACCCCGCCTCTTTCAACGATGCGGTCATCGACATCATGACCGATCGGATCGCGCGCGCCGGCATGCGGCTGCTGCTGCTCGACATGACCACCGATATCGGCGTTCCCGCTTTTCTCGCCGTCATCATGCCCGGCAATCTTTCCGACCGCGTCGATGCGCGCTGGTTGCATGTCTGCGGCGGCTGCGGCTGCCACCCCGATCCCGTGCGCGCCGCGTTGCGCGCCATCACCGAAGCGGCGCAGAGCCGGCTGACCGCGATTGCCGGCAGCCGCGACGATTTTTCGCCGCGCATCTATCAGCGCCTCGACCGGAGCGCGGCGATGCAGCAGGTGGTCGAACTCTGCGAGGGCGACGGCCGGATGCGCGCCTTCCAGCCCCGTCATCGCCGCGCGGCGACGATCCAGGAAACCATCGGCCAGATTGCCGGCCGGCTGGCTGCAACCGGCATTGAGCAGATCGTCGTCGTGCCGTTTGCGCACCGGGCTCTGCCGGTCTCCGTCGTCAGGGTGATCGTACCGGGCCTGGAGGTCGATATCTCCGGCCAGTACATCCAGCTCGGCCTGCGCGCGGTCAACACCATGAGAGGAGCCCAATCATGA
- a CDS encoding amidohydrolase, with protein MFIDTHLHIVDRSALPYPWLSQAPALDRDFLYETYATEARRCGITAALHMEVDVDPAAMQAETDHIAGLAKKEGSLLAGAIVSCRPEDQGFAAYLERQKADPFVKGFRRVLHVVPDNVSEGALFRENIRRIGGSGLTFDLCTLPHQAGRVTALVDLAPDVQFVLDHCGVPDIRSDAFEPWKAGLSEIARRPNVVCKISGVVAYADAETWTAQTLRPYIEHVIARFGWDRVVWGSDWPVCTLGGGLSTWVAATHAMLSSSSETERSKLLFANAQRLWSL; from the coding sequence GTGTTCATCGACACCCATCTGCATATCGTCGATCGCTCGGCGCTGCCCTATCCCTGGCTTTCCCAGGCGCCCGCTCTCGATCGTGATTTCCTCTACGAGACCTATGCGACCGAGGCCCGGCGCTGCGGTATCACCGCGGCGCTGCACATGGAGGTCGATGTCGATCCCGCCGCCATGCAGGCCGAGACCGATCACATCGCAGGTCTCGCCAAAAAGGAAGGCAGTCTGCTTGCCGGCGCCATCGTCTCCTGCCGGCCGGAAGACCAAGGCTTCGCCGCCTATCTCGAGCGGCAGAAGGCCGATCCCTTCGTCAAGGGGTTCCGCCGCGTGCTGCATGTCGTGCCCGATAATGTCTCAGAAGGCGCCTTGTTTCGCGAAAATATCCGGCGGATCGGCGGCAGCGGCCTGACCTTCGACCTCTGTACCTTGCCGCACCAGGCGGGCCGGGTGACGGCTCTCGTCGATCTCGCGCCGGATGTGCAATTCGTGCTCGACCATTGCGGCGTGCCCGATATCCGCTCGGATGCCTTCGAGCCGTGGAAGGCCGGTTTGTCGGAGATTGCCCGGCGGCCGAACGTCGTCTGCAAGATCTCCGGCGTCGTCGCCTATGCCGATGCCGAGACATGGACGGCGCAGACGCTGCGGCCCTATATTGAGCATGTGATTGCAAGGTTCGGCTGGGATCGTGTCGTCTGGGGCAGCGACTGGCCGGTCTGCACGCTCGGCGGCGGCCTCTCCACCTGGGTCGCGGCGACCCATGCCATGCTTTCCTCCAGCAGCGAGACGGAGCGTTCCAAGCTGCTTTTCGCCAATGCGCAGCGTCTCTGGTCGCTTTGA
- a CDS encoding tail fiber domain-containing protein has product MTRKLIIRVLLCSTFLAGSGAILQSCIFDPGARTLFASEEPAKNVAPASNVTPARKTTPTVKKVAVSTNQPAFSRSENSSSGNSSSGGGMGGGSSSSSSGGGWGSDRRLKTDIRRLGSSAQGIPVYAFRYIWGGPMFVGTMAQDLLAIRPEAVIETASGYYMVDYDKLDIAMISLPGDASSVTAEAAMALATRAARIRSRGFVQAAM; this is encoded by the coding sequence ATGACAAGAAAGCTCATCATCCGTGTTCTGCTTTGCTCGACCTTCCTTGCCGGCTCCGGCGCAATCTTGCAGAGTTGCATCTTCGATCCTGGCGCCAGGACGCTGTTCGCCAGCGAAGAGCCGGCCAAAAACGTTGCTCCGGCCAGCAACGTTACGCCTGCCAGGAAAACCACGCCCACCGTTAAAAAAGTGGCCGTAAGCACCAATCAACCGGCTTTCAGCCGCTCTGAGAACAGTTCCAGTGGGAATTCCAGCTCTGGCGGCGGCATGGGCGGCGGCAGCTCCAGTTCAAGCTCCGGCGGCGGCTGGGGGTCCGATCGCCGCCTGAAGACCGATATCCGTCGGCTCGGCAGCTCGGCTCAGGGCATACCGGTCTATGCCTTCCGCTACATCTGGGGCGGCCCGATGTTCGTCGGCACGATGGCGCAGGATCTTTTGGCAATCAGGCCTGAGGCGGTCATCGAAACCGCATCGGGTTACTACATGGTCGATTACGACAAGCTCGATATTGCGATGATCTCGCTGCCGGGGGATGCGTCTTCCGTGACAGCTGAAGCCGCGATGGCGCTTGCGACGCGGGCGGCACGGATACGCTCTCGGGGTTTCGTTCAGGCGGCAATGTAA
- a CDS encoding caspase family protein has protein sequence MPKFHHVRRLCAYLLIVAAMLLSIGTAHAATTEGESGRRVALVIGNSVYKTLPSLPNPANDVEEVATTLRAAGFDVTIGVNVDRIGLEDTVRRFLRSTSNAEAGLIYYSGHGIQVGGQNFIVPVDATLETPYDVETQTMPLDLILNHLKQNSRVQLIFLDACRNNPFNAQKFWMAEKLEPVGATRGLARIDSDLGSLIAFSTEPGQVALDGEGALSPYSESFIKRASEPNKEIRQVLTDVRRDVIAMTGGKQVPWENSSLMDSFYFIPAPPPPSVEAMQQVSVPEGAAATKLPIAPPHDETGSALLVTLNQLPKTGKLSFDGKPVDQGAKMPAAALTALTYDSSGVAAGTVSLIGYTVSDPYGQATQGVVAITVSADAGAKLAQLEQEKQVRLADADTYLKTLPRDVSTMIGVGPVEAGLPAVPASAAEMTFKVAALPDKGTLRAGDRVIGLGHVLEAADIPALAYEPQIGTENQPFALTLQAANDNLPPATINFKPALDACDTAAAAPLDLQGVTSGKLPNEIDPDDALPACTEAIKTYPTVARFVYQLGRAQLANRDAKTAFATIKKAMDAGHVRAIYELSSLYEFGASVPRDAAKASEIAKGGAAKGDPFALHSYGKALYYGRGTKADQQLGLRLMLQAADLGHTYAMNELGYIFLNGVNVPADPERGIRFYEAGVQRNDIYSLNNLALVYRFGKGAPEDLSKALDLFTRAAEGGQPYAPTNLGRMYRDGVGVTADKAEAVKWLEMGAERGDYWGALDRAMLAKEEGSGADSLATAARYFALATAINMPGSGDPKNQAKAALKTLPNAAKKKAEETFAAELTAQEKKALPKTKSLDDRLVQLAKATWVKRNPRYDLF, from the coding sequence ATGCCCAAGTTTCACCACGTCAGGAGACTGTGCGCTTATTTGCTGATCGTCGCGGCAATGCTGCTGTCGATCGGCACGGCGCATGCCGCCACGACCGAAGGCGAGAGCGGACGCCGCGTCGCCCTCGTCATCGGCAACTCGGTCTACAAGACGCTGCCCTCGCTCCCCAATCCCGCCAATGATGTCGAAGAGGTCGCGACCACGCTGCGGGCTGCCGGTTTCGACGTGACGATCGGCGTCAATGTCGACCGCATCGGGCTCGAAGATACGGTGCGCCGCTTCCTGCGTTCGACCAGCAATGCCGAGGCCGGCCTGATCTATTATTCGGGCCACGGCATCCAGGTGGGCGGGCAGAATTTCATCGTGCCGGTCGATGCGACGCTGGAGACGCCCTATGACGTCGAGACGCAAACCATGCCGCTCGACCTCATCCTCAACCATCTCAAGCAGAATTCACGGGTTCAGCTGATCTTCCTCGACGCCTGCCGCAACAATCCCTTCAACGCCCAGAAATTCTGGATGGCGGAAAAACTGGAACCGGTCGGCGCCACACGCGGACTTGCACGTATCGACAGCGATCTCGGCAGCCTGATCGCCTTTTCCACAGAGCCCGGCCAGGTGGCGCTCGATGGCGAGGGCGCGCTCAGCCCCTATTCAGAATCCTTCATCAAGCGCGCCAGCGAACCCAACAAGGAAATCCGCCAGGTCCTGACCGACGTGCGCCGTGATGTGATCGCCATGACCGGCGGCAAGCAGGTCCCCTGGGAAAATTCCTCACTGATGGACAGCTTCTATTTCATTCCGGCGCCGCCGCCGCCGAGCGTCGAAGCGATGCAGCAGGTGAGCGTGCCGGAGGGTGCGGCCGCGACCAAATTGCCGATCGCCCCACCGCATGACGAGACCGGCTCGGCGCTGCTCGTCACCCTTAACCAGCTTCCAAAGACGGGAAAGCTCAGCTTCGACGGCAAGCCGGTCGACCAGGGCGCGAAGATGCCGGCCGCCGCACTGACGGCGCTGACCTATGATTCATCGGGTGTTGCCGCCGGAACCGTCAGCCTGATCGGTTACACCGTGAGCGATCCTTACGGCCAGGCGACGCAAGGCGTGGTCGCGATCACCGTCTCGGCGGATGCCGGCGCCAAGCTCGCCCAGCTCGAACAGGAAAAGCAGGTTCGGCTTGCCGATGCGGATACCTATCTGAAAACGCTGCCGCGTGACGTGAGCACCATGATCGGCGTCGGCCCGGTTGAAGCCGGCCTGCCTGCCGTCCCGGCATCGGCCGCGGAGATGACCTTCAAGGTTGCGGCGCTGCCCGACAAGGGCACGCTGCGCGCCGGAGACCGGGTGATCGGGCTCGGCCATGTGCTGGAAGCCGCCGATATTCCGGCGCTTGCCTACGAGCCGCAGATCGGCACCGAAAACCAGCCTTTCGCCCTGACGCTGCAGGCCGCCAACGATAATCTGCCGCCCGCCACCATCAACTTCAAGCCGGCGCTCGACGCCTGCGACACCGCAGCCGCAGCCCCCCTCGACCTGCAGGGCGTGACATCGGGTAAACTGCCGAACGAGATCGACCCCGATGATGCACTGCCGGCTTGCACGGAGGCGATAAAGACCTATCCCACGGTGGCGCGCTTCGTCTATCAGCTCGGCCGCGCCCAGCTTGCCAACCGCGATGCGAAGACGGCTTTTGCGACGATCAAGAAGGCGATGGATGCCGGGCATGTCAGGGCGATCTATGAACTGTCGAGCCTCTACGAGTTCGGTGCCTCCGTCCCGCGCGACGCAGCCAAGGCAAGCGAGATCGCCAAGGGCGGTGCGGCCAAAGGCGATCCCTTTGCCCTGCACAGCTACGGCAAGGCGCTCTACTACGGCCGCGGCACCAAGGCCGATCAGCAACTGGGATTGCGCCTGATGCTGCAGGCCGCCGATCTCGGCCATACCTATGCGATGAATGAGCTCGGCTACATCTTTCTGAACGGCGTCAACGTTCCGGCCGATCCGGAGCGCGGCATCCGCTTCTACGAGGCCGGCGTCCAGCGCAACGATATCTATTCGCTGAACAATCTTGCCCTCGTCTACCGTTTCGGGAAAGGCGCTCCGGAGGATCTGTCGAAAGCGCTCGATCTTTTCACCCGGGCGGCCGAGGGCGGTCAGCCCTATGCCCCGACCAATCTCGGACGCATGTACCGCGATGGCGTCGGCGTTACCGCGGACAAGGCGGAAGCGGTGAAGTGGCTGGAGATGGGCGCCGAACGCGGTGACTATTGGGGCGCGCTGGACCGCGCGATGCTGGCGAAAGAAGAAGGCAGTGGCGCTGACAGCCTTGCAACGGCAGCGCGTTATTTCGCACTGGCGACCGCCATCAATATGCCGGGCAGCGGCGACCCGAAGAACCAGGCGAAAGCCGCACTCAAGACCTTGCCGAATGCTGCAAAGAAGAAAGCGGAGGAGACCTTTGCCGCCGAGCTGACCGCTCAGGAGAAGAAGGCGCTTCCGAAGACCAAGTCGCTCGACGACAGGCTCGTTCAGCTCGCCAAGGCGACATGGGTCAAGCGAAATCCGAGGTACGATCTCTTCTAA
- a CDS encoding isoprenylcysteine carboxylmethyltransferase family protein translates to MPIPQDRDTFTGNPLVSQTGTLVGVLIGVALSTYLQLEPGKAMALAVFCLLVAWLVVDGTLAARRAWASRTRRDEAPAIFWRRVGTKLVGLAALFGVVVIVCSVFPFFTQSSAIRWIIEASHTTIPISIALAIATILYVAVTDLIAEQPDDYLHQVGRAVLMQDFREEDVLFALRLLAIKCFFLVLMFSGGMAALSDLAEKPAWAFPPLSAAWFEGLLRLAFLLDTVLAAGGYIATFKLFGWHVRATETTALGWLVCLICYEPFFPVISHAFVPYGDGPGWETVIREGSAVFILWSVATLFCTLIYVWATIAFGPRFSNLTHRGIITSGPYRFIKHPAYVAKNISWWLFAAPSFIASGPAEGLARAGMLAIVSLIYVMRARAEERMLSRDPAYQDYAESVAAHGLLAMAKRRLMSKPAA, encoded by the coding sequence GTGCCGATACCGCAGGATAGGGATACCTTTACCGGGAACCCTCTTGTCAGCCAGACTGGGACCCTTGTCGGAGTTCTCATCGGCGTTGCGCTCTCGACCTATCTGCAGCTTGAGCCCGGCAAGGCGATGGCGCTTGCCGTGTTCTGCCTTCTCGTGGCCTGGCTCGTCGTCGACGGCACACTTGCTGCTCGTCGGGCCTGGGCATCACGAACGAGACGAGACGAGGCTCCCGCCATCTTCTGGCGGCGCGTCGGAACGAAACTTGTCGGCCTCGCTGCGCTTTTTGGGGTGGTCGTCATTGTCTGCTCGGTCTTTCCGTTTTTCACACAGTCGTCGGCGATCCGATGGATCATCGAGGCCAGCCATACGACTATCCCCATTTCCATCGCACTTGCGATTGCCACCATTCTCTACGTCGCGGTGACCGATCTGATCGCCGAGCAGCCCGACGATTATCTCCATCAGGTCGGGCGCGCGGTGTTGATGCAGGATTTTCGCGAGGAGGACGTGCTGTTCGCATTGCGCCTGCTTGCGATCAAATGCTTCTTTCTCGTGCTGATGTTCTCGGGCGGCATGGCGGCTCTTTCCGATCTTGCCGAGAAGCCGGCCTGGGCGTTTCCGCCGCTCTCAGCCGCCTGGTTCGAAGGCCTGTTGCGGCTTGCCTTTCTTCTCGACACCGTACTTGCCGCCGGCGGCTATATCGCCACCTTCAAACTCTTCGGCTGGCATGTCAGGGCAACGGAGACGACGGCGCTCGGCTGGCTCGTCTGCCTCATCTGTTACGAGCCGTTCTTCCCGGTGATTTCGCATGCCTTCGTGCCTTATGGCGACGGGCCGGGCTGGGAGACGGTGATCCGGGAGGGCTCGGCCGTCTTCATCCTCTGGAGCGTCGCGACGCTGTTCTGCACCCTGATCTATGTCTGGGCGACCATCGCCTTCGGGCCGCGATTTTCCAACCTGACCCATCGCGGTATCATCACCTCGGGCCCCTATCGCTTCATCAAACACCCGGCCTATGTCGCCAAGAACATCTCCTGGTGGCTGTTTGCGGCCCCCAGTTTCATCGCCAGCGGCCCTGCGGAAGGGCTTGCGCGGGCCGGCATGCTGGCGATCGTCAGCCTGATCTACGTCATGCGCGCCCGCGCCGAAGAGCGCATGCTGAGCCGGGATCCTGCCTATCAGGACTATGCCGAGAGCGTCGCGGCACATGGGCTTTTGGCGATGGCGAAGCGACGGTTAATGTCAAAGCCGGCAGCCTGA
- a CDS encoding SDR family oxidoreductase, producing the protein MTSRLSGKTVLITAAGQGIGRATAAAFAAAGAKVHATDINTDALATLAAETGVSTHQLNVLEEEAVNALVAEIGAVDVLFNCAGFVHAGSILEMKDADFEFALDLNVKAMIRTIRAVLPGMLERKDGAIINMASVASSIKGVPNRFAYGVTKAAVIGLTKSVAADYVAEGIRCNAICPGTVESPSLQDRMRAQGDYDAARAAFIARQPMGRLGSPEEIADLAVYLAGATYTSGQAIAIDGGWTI; encoded by the coding sequence ATGACAAGCAGACTTTCCGGCAAGACCGTTCTCATCACCGCCGCCGGCCAGGGCATCGGCCGGGCGACGGCGGCCGCCTTTGCCGCGGCCGGCGCCAAGGTCCACGCGACCGACATCAACACCGACGCGCTGGCGACGCTGGCGGCGGAAACCGGGGTTTCGACCCATCAGCTGAACGTGCTCGAAGAGGAGGCGGTCAATGCCCTCGTCGCCGAGATCGGCGCCGTCGACGTGCTGTTCAACTGCGCCGGCTTCGTCCACGCCGGCTCGATCCTCGAGATGAAGGATGCCGATTTCGAATTCGCCCTCGACCTCAACGTCAAGGCGATGATCCGCACCATCCGCGCCGTGCTGCCCGGCATGCTCGAGCGCAAGGACGGGGCGATCATCAACATGGCCTCCGTCGCCTCCAGCATCAAGGGCGTGCCGAACCGCTTCGCCTATGGCGTCACCAAGGCGGCGGTGATCGGGCTGACCAAATCCGTCGCCGCCGATTACGTCGCGGAAGGAATCCGCTGCAACGCCATCTGCCCCGGCACGGTGGAAAGCCCGTCGCTGCAGGACCGCATGCGCGCGCAGGGCGATTACGACGCGGCGCGTGCCGCCTTCATCGCCCGCCAGCCGATGGGCCGGCTCGGCTCGCCGGAAGAGATCGCCGATCTCGCCGTCTATCTCGCCGGCGCCACCTATACGTCGGGCCAGGCGATCGCCATCGACGGCGGCTGGACGATCTGA